The Glycine soja cultivar W05 chromosome 15, ASM419377v2, whole genome shotgun sequence region aacagcaGTCATCCTACTATCCTGCAATATCATTTCGGGGTCAGTCACTCCACACTGCTACATGggattaagaattaaaatatatacatttataCTTAGACACACTCTCTCAAGtatacacaaattaaaatatatacatcaTTGATATTGGAGAAATGATCATCACCTGATACAAAAAATAGAGGCTGGCTTATATCAATCACAACCAATTTATCAGTGTATGAATCACTAATGAGAAAAAAATCTGTGGAAGAATAGTACTGGTCACCTAAAAATTCAGTGGAAGAAAAAAGTCAATGAAATATTTTGCAGATAAATTGATCTATCTAGTTTGGCATAAGTCAAATATTTGTACATGAAATTTGTCTGTTACACACATTAGTATACTAAGTAGTCTTGCAAATAAATTGATCTATCTAGTTTGGCATAAGTAGTTATGATATGACATTGATATGTTTTTTCAAAAGTATAGGAAATTAGCTTTGAAATGGTATATACAGTTTACACATACATGGAATAAAAATGTAGTAGTAGCTAGCTTACTCAGAATAGAACATCTTGTGAAGTGAGAAAGCAAGagcaaaacaaataaagaacctaataaattaattgtaattCCAATCTATCCTCAGACACAAAGTAAAGAATAACAGAAATCATCAGTCCCATTTTGTCCCAAAAAACTAACAACACATAAGCTAAAGTTCCAGTTCTTGTATTGGAGACCAAAAACATGTCCTCTTATATCTCTCTGTCTTGGATTTTTCTTCATAGCTGTCTTTCCCTTCCCAAACTGCCTTATGACCAATTTGGATCCCTTCAATTACATCTTGTGTCTAatatttttaacctttttttaataGAAGGGTTACTtgtccattttttttacttcaaaataGAAAGCACTAACACAAAATACTCTgcagtaaaagaaaaaacaagaaaactatCATGACTGACAACTGCAGAATGACATCATTAAATTCTGCTAATCTTAACCCCTTTGAACTTCCCTCTTTTATCTCTCCTGGCTCTTTTTATATCAAGCATAATTTGGATTACTTGTTTGCTGCTGTTTGAAGTATCAACCTATAAAAAGTTGAGTGCCTAAAATATCTAATTTGAgccttttgttttgtgataGAGTGAGACTCAGAAAGACCTCATACTCATAGACTCATAGTCACTCTCACATCTACTTTCCATTTCACACACAAACAAATTGGAAGAACTTTCACCCTTTAATTGAAAGAAATGTACATGCATTAATAGTGGTATGCAATATATATGCCTCAACCAATTAATTGAATATACAGTAATTTTCTTTATCCTACACAAGGACTAAAGACATTGTTGCTAAGTTTATACTGGAAACAgtatcaagaagaaagtgaataaaaggaaaagacataaaaagcacTAGACGATAGACATGGTTAATGTGCTCCATGGATAACTAATGCGCATGTTAGAAGCCCTCTTAGAACTGCATCCACCACTAACTCAAAACATTAACCAGCCAAAGGAATTGGGAATTCACAATATAATACTGAATATAACCATATTCACAACTTGACCAACACCTTTGTCAGCCTAAATACCCGAGTAATAACCTGAATGAAGACACAGAATGTGAaggaaaagaccattttgaTTCCCTTCTCactttttgattttaaaaactgtTCTCTAGAACAATTCCACACTACTCAACAATCAATTTTTCATCCAAAACCTATTTAAGtattgaaaattatttccagAACAagtgttcttaaaaaaaaatagaaacaacagGCCACACTTTGTTATTTAtttgcattttgaaaataaaattgaaagacAGCCTAAGTGAAAGGTTATCTCATCCAGGCTCTAGAAATACTGGGTTGCAATAAAGCATTTGAGAAGGATTGTTTTTCATATGAATAAATATGTGCTTctgaataaagaaataaatagtcAAGTTGTCGGAAGGAGGAAGATACACACAAACCACAAAGCAAAGAATTTGGAAAGAAACTATACCAAAAGTACATGAGATGAGTGATGTTCCTTTGTAAATTTGTTTAGATTAAATATCTTAAGAAGAAGCAATTGTTTCATCAGTAAATGAAGGGAATATAAAAGTGTATGCAAGTTTGTTAATTGTGGGTTGATAGGAAGAATAGAATGACTATTTGttgaaacaagaaaaagggACAGAAATGAAGttaaaagtatgaaaaaaataacttgCAGGCCAGAATAGTAACAAAGGCTTGGGAAATTGCAGTGAAAATCGTGAAGGTCTAACAATAGTAACAAAGCaaacttttgatgaaactataTTTGAATAagggtttttaattttatctcataCTTATCTGCTAATTTTCCTAGGTTGGAGAAGTTGCAAAAATAACTTGCAAGCCAGAATATGCATATGGTAGTGCAGGATCTCCTCCAGATATTTTTCCGGAGTACTGTTCTCATGCcattgatatttgtttggaaACATAATTATGAAACAAAAAAGTTCAAATATCAACCTGGGATACAAattttgttggacaagtggccttagatatcttaagaagggggggttgaattaagatattacaaattatttccccaattaaaaaattctatttaactttctattcaagttataaattcccttaataatgaatttcttaaatattaattcaaatagaacaatttgaacatgaatataaaacaataataaataaaggagtttaagggaagagaaagtgcaaactcagatttatactggttcggccacacccttgtgcctacgtccagtccccaagcaacccgcttgagagttccactatcttgtaaattccttttacaagttctaaacacacaaggacaatccttcctttgtgtttagaattctttcacaacaagagaccttcggtctcttaatcccttttcaaaataaagaagaagagaagaagaaatctctcttgaaagagatagattgaacaatttgagcactcaaataattccttattgaatcacaagtgttttggccaaggaatttataagaggataaaatgattttgctttttaagaggataagacctttttgttctgaaaaactcttagcaaattcgtgtctcaagtcacatatatataggcctttgatagccattcaagaaccacataaaaagatgtgactgttgagaatattttctgaaaatctcctctggtaatcgattacagtatatgtgtaatcgattacaagctttaaaatttgaattaaaacgttcagaaactgctggtaatcgattaccatatatgtgtaatcgattacacaatgcaaattttgaattcaaattttaatagctgttgtaaatcagttttggccactggtaatcgattacatcctctggtaatcgattaccagagagtaaatttcttgtaaaagactttttaacttaaatttcttggccaaaccttttgctacctcaattggaattcccttcctatttaatataccctttctaagactctagagactgtcttgatcatccatcttgaatatctttaatttctttgtcttgaataaagctttgaaaCGCATGTTaccctttggcatcatcaaaacatcagcttgatcctttgtctacaaatTTTACTGGTGTTCTAATTATTTTCAATCATACTATCATGTCATAAAATCAGCCTGGGATACAAATTCTACTGGTGTTCTAATTATTTTCAATCATACTATCATGTCATGAAATTAGCCTGGGATACAAATTCTACTGGTGTTCTAATTATAGTGAGAGGCTTTATAGCACCATTCTGGTCTTTATAGAATAATTAGATGAAGTCATGTTGTAATACCTTAATGCTGCTTTGTTTCCTATTCTAGTTTCTTTTCATCTCACAAGCTTGCATATACTAATGACtgcaaatttataaattttcaattcCCTTGCAGTGCAACACTTGTTTTTGAAGTTGAGCTAGTTGCCTGTCAGCCAAGGAAGGGCTCCAGTTTGGGAAGTGTTTCAAAGGAGAGGGCTAGGCTTGAGTAAGTAACAGATTTAATATTTTACCAAATTTAAGTGCTTCTGCACCTGTCCTAAACTAAAGTTGGAAGTGGAATGCCATAATTTCGTGTTGCTTTGGATGtctctttttttattggaaagcaataatatatatatatatatatatatatatatatatatatatataatgtcttGTCATGAAAAAAAGTGAACTGAAGAAGCAGAGAGAGCTAGCTGCTACTGCCaaagaggagaagaaaaagaagagattaGAAGCAAAAGCAGCGGCTGCCGCACGTGTGCAAGCCAAGTTAGAAGCCGAAAAAGGTCAAGGAAAGGGTAAAGGTAAAGCAAAGTAGGAAGTTATCAAATGTCTACATCATATCATGGTTATCTGTATCTACATTTTAAGTGGTAGCTTCTTATCATCT contains the following coding sequences:
- the LOC114385959 gene encoding peptidyl-prolyl cis-trans isomerase FKBP20-1-like, translated to MEPCISEYGVMGMDDQRGSLFGSPIHASALHIFKEDVYGFGVILLELARIVTKAWEIAVKIVKVGEVAKITCKPEYAYGSAGSPPDIFPDATLVFEVELVACQPRKGSSLGSVSKERARLDELKKQRELAATAKEEKKKKRLEAKAAAAARVQAKLEAEKGQGKGKGKAK